From Stenotrophomonas maltophilia, a single genomic window includes:
- the pncB gene encoding nicotinate phosphoribosyltransferase: MPIIQSLLDTDLYKFTMMQAVLHQHPGAQVQYRFKCRTPGIDLARYIDQIDEEIDHLCTLRFSDAELDYMRGLRFVKPDFADFLGLFHLDRKYIQLRASKAVPGEIELDITGPWLHTILFEVPLLAIINEVWFRNTTTADFAEGERRLQAKAALLRDTPGFEQCRIADYGSRRRYSRDWHARLLPLLRDALGPQLVGTSNVHFARLYGMTPHGTMAHEYLQAFQALGPRLRDSQVAALESWAREYRGDLGIALSDVVGLDAFLRDFDMYFCKLFDGVRHDSGDPFDWGDRMLAHFQQRRVDPRSKVLVFSDGLDIPKVMRLYDYFRGRCQVAFGVGTHLTNDLGPTPLNIVIKMVRCNGQPVAKLSDSPGKSMCDDPGYLAYLRQVFELPQPE; encoded by the coding sequence ATGCCTATCATCCAGTCCCTGCTCGACACCGACCTGTACAAGTTCACCATGATGCAGGCGGTGCTCCATCAGCATCCCGGCGCCCAGGTGCAGTACCGGTTCAAGTGCCGCACCCCCGGCATCGACCTGGCCCGTTACATCGACCAGATCGACGAAGAAATCGACCACCTGTGCACCCTGCGCTTCAGTGACGCAGAGCTGGACTACATGCGGGGCCTGCGTTTCGTAAAGCCGGACTTCGCCGATTTCCTCGGCCTGTTCCATCTCGACCGCAAGTACATCCAGCTGCGCGCGTCGAAGGCGGTGCCTGGCGAGATCGAGCTGGACATCACCGGGCCGTGGCTGCACACCATCCTGTTCGAAGTGCCGCTGCTGGCGATCATCAACGAAGTCTGGTTCCGCAACACCACCACGGCCGACTTCGCCGAGGGCGAGCGCCGGCTGCAGGCCAAGGCCGCGCTGCTGCGCGATACCCCCGGCTTCGAACAATGCCGCATTGCCGACTACGGCAGCCGCCGCCGTTACTCGCGTGACTGGCACGCGCGCCTGCTGCCGTTGCTGCGCGATGCCCTTGGCCCGCAGCTGGTCGGCACCAGCAACGTGCACTTCGCGCGGCTGTATGGCATGACCCCGCACGGCACCATGGCCCATGAGTACCTGCAGGCGTTCCAGGCGCTGGGCCCGCGCCTGCGCGACTCACAGGTGGCGGCGCTGGAATCGTGGGCGCGCGAGTACCGCGGCGACCTCGGCATCGCGCTGTCCGACGTGGTCGGCCTGGACGCGTTCCTGCGCGACTTCGACATGTACTTCTGCAAGCTGTTCGACGGCGTCCGCCATGATTCGGGCGATCCGTTCGACTGGGGCGACCGCATGCTGGCGCATTTCCAGCAGCGCCGCGTCGATCCGCGCAGCAAGGTGCTGGTGTTCAGCGATGGGCTCGACATTCCCAAGGTGATGCGCCTATACGACTACTTCCGCGGTCGCTGCCAGGTCGCATTCGGCGTCGGCACCCACCTGACCAATGATCTGGGCCCGACGCCGCTCAACATCGTCATCAAGATGGTCCGCTGCAATGGCCAGCCGGTGGCCAAGCTCAGCGATTCGCCGGGCAAGAGCATGTGCGACGACCCGGGTTACCTGGCTTACCTGCGCCAGGTCTTCGAGTTGCCGCAGCCGGAATGA
- a CDS encoding glycosyltransferase family 2 protein, translating into MGAIVLLPLCVDDAALDRCLAALDAGTAPGTAVWLADDAQTGPRAQAVVEHWLAHTPLQAEYTRRARPLGEVAHLDEMLRACDGLDVAVLAPDSVPAPGWLQQLQDAFARDAAIATATPWCNAGETAAWPRLGEINPEPQDPAVLAHTCATLPTLHPELPSAVTHAVLVRGNARRRAGGLDVDSYAGWNAALVDLSLRMAGLGWRNVLCETAFVSRAGEAISRDGDLEALAARWPGWVPRLADFLMHDPLHGLRADLQQRMQQAIMPREQGDLFVPPAPEPPA; encoded by the coding sequence ATGGGGGCGATCGTGTTGTTGCCGCTGTGCGTGGACGACGCTGCGCTCGACCGCTGCCTGGCGGCGCTGGATGCCGGCACCGCACCGGGTACCGCGGTCTGGCTGGCCGACGATGCGCAGACCGGTCCGCGTGCACAGGCCGTGGTGGAGCACTGGTTGGCACATACGCCGCTGCAGGCCGAATACACCCGGCGTGCACGGCCACTGGGCGAAGTCGCCCACCTTGATGAAATGCTGCGGGCCTGCGATGGCCTGGACGTGGCGGTGCTGGCGCCGGACAGCGTGCCGGCGCCGGGTTGGCTGCAGCAGCTGCAGGACGCCTTCGCCCGCGATGCCGCCATCGCCACCGCGACGCCGTGGTGCAATGCCGGGGAAACGGCGGCCTGGCCTCGGCTGGGCGAGATCAATCCCGAACCCCAGGACCCGGCCGTGCTGGCGCACACTTGTGCCACACTGCCGACGCTGCATCCGGAACTGCCTTCGGCGGTCACCCATGCGGTACTGGTGCGCGGCAATGCGCGCCGTCGCGCCGGTGGCCTGGACGTGGACAGCTACGCCGGCTGGAACGCCGCACTGGTCGATCTCAGCCTGCGCATGGCCGGGCTGGGATGGCGCAACGTGCTGTGCGAGACCGCCTTCGTCAGCCGGGCAGGGGAGGCGATCAGCCGCGACGGTGACCTTGAAGCGCTGGCCGCGCGCTGGCCGGGCTGGGTGCCACGGCTGGCCGACTTCCTGATGCATGATCCGCTGCATGGACTGCGTGCCGATCTGCAACAGCGCATGCAGCAGGCGATAATGCCGCGCGAACAGGGCGACCTGTTCGTCCCGCCCGCGCCGGAGCCACCCGCTTGA
- a CDS encoding fimbrial biogenesis chaperone yields MKAFFPRALLLAAFTLPFCQDALAGVVVNGTRVIYPAQAREVTVQVDNVGDSPALVQAWIDSGDANQTADTSDAPFVLTPPIARVEPGRSQALRVIFSGAQLPADRESVFWLNVLDVPPSPDNADNTGEQNYLQVAFRSRLKLFYRPQGLKGVANDAPAALRWTRTGDRLRVENPSPFHVTLAEVHAVTGSSEKAVEDKGAMVAPKQSLEFAAPAGTDQVRFITINDYGGRVEHTIRLGSTGG; encoded by the coding sequence ATGAAAGCATTCTTTCCCCGGGCGCTGCTGCTGGCAGCGTTCACGCTGCCCTTCTGCCAGGACGCACTGGCCGGCGTGGTGGTCAATGGCACGCGGGTGATCTACCCGGCGCAGGCGCGCGAAGTCACCGTGCAGGTCGACAACGTGGGCGACTCGCCGGCCCTGGTGCAGGCCTGGATCGACAGTGGCGATGCCAACCAGACCGCCGATACCAGCGATGCCCCGTTCGTGCTGACGCCGCCGATCGCGCGCGTCGAGCCGGGCCGCAGCCAGGCGCTGCGCGTGATCTTCTCCGGTGCGCAACTGCCGGCCGACCGTGAGTCGGTGTTCTGGCTGAACGTGCTGGATGTGCCGCCGTCGCCGGACAACGCCGACAACACGGGCGAACAGAATTACCTGCAGGTCGCGTTCCGTTCGCGCCTGAAGCTCTTTTACCGGCCGCAGGGCCTGAAGGGCGTTGCCAACGACGCACCGGCAGCGCTGCGCTGGACCCGCACGGGCGACCGCCTGCGCGTGGAAAACCCCAGTCCGTTCCACGTCACGCTGGCCGAAGTGCATGCCGTGACCGGCAGCAGCGAAAAGGCCGTCGAGGACAAGGGCGCAATGGTCGCGCCGAAGCAGAGCCTGGAGTTCGCCGCGCCGGCGGGCACCGACCAGGTGCGCTTCATCACCATCAACGATTACGGCGGTCGGGTGGAACACACGATCCGCCTCGGCAGCACCGGGGGCTGA
- a CDS encoding fimbrial protein: protein MPMIPFRGRRLLATLAVLGGALLAQQASAACRIQINGFVAQDVQMDMGQIVILPSTPVGGVIKELSVPINQQNNVARCDYWYGGSSTGEYVNAPQKRPVAGFANVYETGVAGVGIRLFRDSGAIQTYYPHSINFGANSTISLIGGQFRIQLIKTAAQTGSGVIAPNGRFTTYYFDGDGPSRPVLTSTFRGSGTTVVSPTCEAQAGSRNIAVDFGSVPNTSFTGVGSRAVDRDFEIRLNCQGSNVASYQSKIGIRLDADQDSSNMPGVLKLSAATNSATRIGIQMVQRDGSTEREVRFGQAINVGTTAPGTSVMSLPLRARYVQTQAGTVGAGVANGQATFTIQYE from the coding sequence ATGCCGATGATTCCTTTCCGTGGCCGCAGGCTGCTGGCCACGCTGGCCGTGCTCGGTGGCGCGCTGCTGGCGCAGCAGGCCAGCGCCGCCTGCCGCATCCAGATCAACGGTTTCGTCGCCCAGGATGTGCAGATGGACATGGGCCAGATCGTGATCCTGCCCAGCACGCCGGTCGGTGGTGTGATCAAGGAACTCAGCGTGCCGATCAACCAGCAGAACAACGTCGCCCGTTGTGACTACTGGTATGGCGGCAGCTCGACCGGTGAGTACGTCAATGCGCCGCAGAAGCGGCCGGTGGCCGGCTTCGCCAACGTCTACGAGACCGGCGTTGCCGGTGTGGGCATCCGCCTGTTCCGCGACTCCGGCGCGATCCAGACCTACTACCCGCATTCCATCAACTTCGGCGCCAATTCCACCATCTCGCTGATCGGCGGCCAGTTCCGCATCCAGCTGATCAAGACCGCCGCGCAGACCGGTTCGGGCGTGATCGCGCCGAATGGCCGCTTCACCACCTACTACTTCGATGGCGACGGCCCCAGCCGCCCGGTGCTGACTTCGACCTTCCGCGGTTCGGGCACCACCGTGGTCAGCCCGACCTGCGAAGCGCAGGCCGGCAGCCGCAACATCGCCGTTGATTTCGGCAGCGTGCCCAACACCAGCTTCACCGGCGTCGGCTCGCGCGCGGTCGATCGTGACTTCGAGATCCGCCTGAACTGCCAGGGCAGCAACGTTGCGTCTTACCAGAGCAAGATCGGCATCCGCCTCGACGCCGACCAGGACAGTTCGAACATGCCCGGCGTGCTGAAGCTGAGCGCGGCCACCAACAGCGCGACCCGCATCGGCATCCAGATGGTGCAGCGCGATGGCAGCACCGAACGCGAAGTCCGCTTCGGCCAGGCCATCAATGTCGGCACCACCGCGCCGGGTACCAGTGTCATGAGCCTGCCGCTGCGGGCCCGCTATGTGCAGACCCAGGCCGGGACCGTCGGTGCCGGTGTCGCCAACGGGCAGGCAACGTTCACGATCCAGTACGAGTAA
- the gspD gene encoding type II secretion system secretin GspD, producing the protein MSLRFLPWSFALALLVGCSTVSAPHVQRKGNLTSTTEAGQAAEVAADAARDAQGAPQAVIRRGTGTMINREAARAPAPALHGASTGEATFNFEGESVHAVVKAILGDMLGQNYVIAPGVQGTVTLATPKPVSPAQALNLLEMVLGWNNARMVYSGGRYNIVAADQALAGTVAPSTAPAASARGFEVRVIPLQFISASEMKKVLEPYARPNAIVNVDSGRNVITLGGTRAELENYMRTVEIFDVDWLSGMSVGVFPIQSGKAEQVAADLEKVFGEESKTPSAGMFRFLPLENANAVLVITPQVRYLDQIQQWLDRIDTAGGSARLFSYELRYIKARDLAERLGEAFASSGNRGGSSPASLAPGAIPSQLGSDGDRGMDSSNGSSNFGSTSGSSTGGSNNGSMNLPQRQSGNVSVSLEVEGDRVGVSAVEETNTLLVRSTPQAWRSIREVIEKLDVMPLQVHIEAQVAEVALTGDLKYGVNWFFDNAVLGQKLTGALGGVTLPAAAGGSWSSFAGAVTGADGLGWAFTGHNGAAVVSALDKVTDVRLLQTPSVFVRNNAEATLNVGDKVPINTTTVNTGVGTSSYSSVQYIDTGVILKVRPRVTRDGTVFLDIVQEVSSASDVPETCNPTERNCNPRISTKKLSTEAAVQSGDTIMLAGLITDSATDGSSGIPGLSKIPVVGALFGQKTRTSRRSEVIVLLTPTIVRNAQESRNLTDEYSQRFRAMEPLNQPRAKK; encoded by the coding sequence ATGAGCCTGCGTTTTCTTCCCTGGTCCTTTGCCCTCGCGCTGCTGGTCGGCTGCAGCACCGTGTCCGCGCCGCATGTGCAGCGCAAGGGCAACCTGACATCCACCACCGAGGCCGGACAGGCCGCGGAGGTCGCCGCCGATGCCGCCCGTGATGCCCAGGGGGCCCCGCAGGCGGTGATCCGTCGCGGCACCGGCACCATGATCAACCGCGAAGCGGCACGCGCACCGGCACCGGCACTGCACGGGGCCAGTACCGGCGAGGCGACCTTCAACTTCGAAGGCGAGTCGGTGCATGCGGTGGTCAAGGCCATCCTGGGTGACATGCTGGGCCAGAACTACGTGATCGCACCGGGGGTGCAGGGCACGGTCACGCTGGCCACGCCCAAGCCGGTGTCGCCGGCACAGGCATTGAACCTGCTGGAAATGGTGCTGGGCTGGAACAACGCGCGCATGGTGTACAGCGGCGGCCGCTACAACATCGTCGCCGCCGACCAGGCCCTGGCCGGAACCGTTGCGCCCAGCACCGCGCCGGCGGCCAGCGCGCGCGGCTTTGAAGTGCGGGTGATCCCGCTGCAGTTCATCTCCGCCAGCGAGATGAAGAAGGTGCTGGAGCCGTATGCGCGGCCCAACGCCATCGTCAACGTCGACAGCGGCCGCAACGTGATCACGCTCGGCGGTACCCGTGCCGAGCTGGAAAACTACATGCGCACCGTCGAGATCTTCGACGTCGACTGGCTGTCGGGCATGTCGGTGGGCGTGTTCCCGATCCAGTCGGGCAAGGCCGAGCAGGTCGCCGCCGACCTGGAAAAGGTGTTCGGCGAGGAGAGCAAGACCCCCAGCGCGGGCATGTTCCGCTTCCTGCCGCTGGAGAATGCCAATGCCGTGCTGGTGATCACCCCGCAGGTGCGCTACCTGGATCAGATCCAGCAGTGGCTGGACCGCATCGACACCGCCGGTGGCAGCGCCCGCCTGTTCTCCTACGAACTGCGCTACATCAAGGCGCGCGACCTGGCCGAACGTCTCGGTGAAGCCTTCGCCAGCAGCGGCAACCGCGGCGGCTCCAGCCCGGCATCGTTGGCACCCGGCGCGATTCCGTCGCAGCTGGGCAGCGACGGCGACCGTGGCATGGACAGCAGCAACGGCAGCAGCAACTTCGGCTCGACCTCCGGCAGCAGCACCGGGGGCAGCAACAACGGCAGCATGAACCTGCCGCAGCGCCAGTCCGGCAATGTTAGCGTCAGCCTGGAAGTGGAAGGCGACCGCGTGGGCGTGTCGGCGGTGGAGGAAACCAACACCCTGCTGGTGCGCTCGACCCCGCAGGCCTGGCGCTCGATCCGCGAAGTGATCGAGAAGCTGGACGTGATGCCGCTGCAGGTGCACATCGAAGCGCAGGTGGCCGAGGTCGCGCTGACCGGCGACCTGAAGTACGGCGTCAACTGGTTCTTCGACAATGCGGTGCTCGGGCAGAAGCTGACCGGCGCATTGGGCGGCGTGACCCTGCCGGCCGCCGCAGGCGGTTCCTGGAGCAGTTTCGCGGGCGCGGTGACCGGCGCCGATGGTCTCGGCTGGGCATTCACCGGCCACAACGGCGCGGCGGTGGTGAGCGCGCTGGACAAGGTCACCGATGTGCGCCTGCTGCAGACGCCTTCGGTGTTCGTGCGCAACAACGCCGAGGCCACGCTCAATGTCGGCGACAAGGTGCCGATCAACACCACCACGGTGAACACCGGCGTGGGCACCAGCAGCTATAGCTCGGTGCAGTACATCGATACCGGCGTGATCCTCAAGGTGCGCCCGCGGGTGACCCGTGATGGCACGGTGTTCCTGGACATCGTGCAGGAAGTCAGCAGTGCCTCGGATGTGCCGGAGACCTGCAATCCGACCGAGCGCAACTGCAACCCGCGCATCTCGACCAAGAAGCTGTCCACCGAAGCGGCGGTGCAGAGCGGCGACACCATCATGCTGGCCGGCCTGATCACCGATTCGGCCACCGATGGCAGCAGCGGCATCCCGGGCCTGAGCAAGATCCCGGTGGTCGGTGCGTTGTTCGGGCAGAAGACCCGCACCAGCCGTCGTTCGGAAGTGATCGTGCTGCTGACCCCGACCATCGTCCGCAACGCCCAGGAATCGCGCAACCTGACCGACGAGTACAGCCAGCGCTTCCGGGCGATGGAGCCGCTGAACCAGCCGCGCGCGAAGAAGTAA
- a CDS encoding fimbrial protein, translating to MHKNTLIAALMLAAAPLAANAADGTITFNGKVTDKTCTISTPGGKDFAVNLPTVSKNTLATAGAVAGRTPFAINLTKCSAGNVATYFEPGSTVDFNSGRLVNQASANAATNVQLQLLGSNNQFLPIKAAGAGLAQTNSQWVTVGTDGSADLNYYAEYYATAAATPGDVTSSVKYTIIYN from the coding sequence ATGCACAAGAACACTCTCATCGCCGCTCTGATGCTGGCCGCCGCTCCGCTGGCCGCCAACGCCGCCGACGGCACCATCACCTTCAATGGCAAGGTCACCGACAAGACCTGCACCATCTCGACCCCGGGCGGCAAGGACTTCGCCGTCAACCTGCCGACCGTGTCCAAGAACACCCTGGCCACCGCCGGTGCCGTTGCGGGCCGTACCCCGTTCGCCATCAACCTGACCAAGTGCAGCGCCGGCAACGTCGCCACCTACTTCGAGCCGGGTTCGACCGTCGACTTCAACAGCGGCCGCCTGGTCAACCAGGCCTCGGCCAACGCTGCCACCAACGTGCAGCTGCAGCTGCTGGGTTCCAACAACCAGTTCCTGCCGATCAAGGCTGCCGGCGCTGGCCTGGCCCAGACCAACTCGCAGTGGGTCACCGTCGGCACCGACGGCTCGGCCGACCTGAACTACTACGCTGAGTACTACGCCACTGCCGCCGCCACCCCGGGCGACGTCACCAGCAGCGTCAAGTACACGATCATCTACAACTGA
- a CDS encoding fimbria/pilus outer membrane usher protein → MSIHQAICLLAAGVACPGWALAAPANLGEQALMAQSGAANARAPESAQFNSSFLSGQAKQVDLAAFSNGNPMVAGTYRVDVYVNGGWQGRRDLQFKADAQGHVDACLPLPMLEEMGVDSEAVLLQQDPTLPTDKTSCVPVQKRMANAYGIYDSGNLRYDLSIPQVFLRREARGYVNPALWDRGINAGFVGYSFNAIDSDSRVEGGQRNRSAYLGLNAGLNLGGWQFRHDSNLTWSEGDGRHWQSIATYAQRGIPQVRGMLTIGEAYTTGELFDSIGYRGASLASDDRMLPDSLRGYAPVVRGIAETNARVEVRQNQQLIYSSTVSPGSFVIDDLYPTGYGGDLEVSVIEADGRRREFKVPFGSVPQMLREGVSRYALTAGQVRNKLLADEPWLVQGTYQRGIGNQLTLYGGSALSDGYLSLLYGVGLSTPVGAFAADVTHARTSFDHYGNHTGASVRLSYSNMIGETGTNLTLAAYRYSTEGFYSLQDALYGRDSDKRGIDPTTRGRQRSQFQLTLNQPLGRRGGALYVTGSVRDFYDRAGTSKQYQVGYNNAWRSVNFGFSALRTEEGVLGRSDTQYLLSMSVPLGRGTHPVSFSADLGMRDRGGYDNSRVGITGSAGVDNNFSYGAALSDSREGGTTAVGNVEYRSRYSALNATYSHSRDFRQASVGANGSVVVHPGGFTFTPQRGDTMVLVEAPGARDAIVSNAPGLRVDGRGYAVVPYVSPYRLNTVTLDPQGMAHDVELESTSQSVAPFAGAISYLRFDTRKGNALLIQVRNPDGRSMPFGAQVKDEQGQPVGMVSQGGRLYVRSEQNQGRLLVEWGAGADQRCTIDYQVPAGADASKTGFIPLEAACR, encoded by the coding sequence TTGTCGATCCACCAGGCGATCTGCCTGTTGGCTGCTGGCGTGGCCTGCCCAGGATGGGCATTGGCAGCGCCGGCCAATCTGGGCGAGCAGGCGCTGATGGCGCAGAGCGGCGCAGCCAATGCGCGTGCCCCGGAATCGGCCCAGTTCAATTCCAGCTTCCTGTCCGGCCAGGCCAAGCAGGTTGACCTGGCGGCCTTCAGCAATGGCAACCCGATGGTGGCCGGCACCTACCGCGTCGACGTCTACGTCAACGGCGGCTGGCAGGGCCGTCGCGACCTGCAGTTCAAGGCCGATGCGCAGGGCCATGTCGATGCGTGCCTGCCGCTGCCGATGCTGGAAGAAATGGGCGTGGACAGCGAGGCCGTGCTGCTGCAGCAGGACCCGACGCTGCCGACCGACAAGACCAGCTGCGTGCCGGTGCAGAAGCGCATGGCCAATGCCTACGGCATCTATGACAGTGGCAACCTGCGCTACGACCTCAGCATTCCGCAGGTGTTCCTGCGCCGCGAAGCGCGCGGCTACGTCAACCCGGCGTTGTGGGACCGTGGCATCAACGCCGGCTTCGTCGGCTACAGCTTCAATGCCATCGACAGCGACAGCCGCGTCGAAGGTGGCCAGCGCAACCGCAGCGCCTACCTCGGCCTCAATGCCGGCCTGAACCTGGGCGGCTGGCAGTTCCGCCACGACTCGAACCTGACCTGGTCCGAGGGCGATGGCCGCCACTGGCAGAGCATTGCCACCTACGCACAGCGCGGCATCCCGCAGGTGCGCGGCATGCTCACCATCGGTGAGGCCTACACCACCGGCGAACTGTTCGATTCGATCGGCTACCGCGGCGCCAGCCTGGCCAGCGACGACCGCATGCTGCCCGACTCGCTGCGCGGCTACGCGCCGGTCGTGCGCGGCATCGCCGAAACCAACGCGCGCGTTGAAGTGCGCCAGAACCAGCAGCTGATCTATTCCTCCACCGTGTCGCCGGGCAGCTTCGTCATCGACGACCTGTACCCGACCGGCTACGGCGGCGACCTGGAAGTGAGCGTGATCGAGGCCGATGGCCGCCGCCGCGAATTCAAGGTGCCATTCGGCTCGGTGCCGCAGATGCTGCGCGAAGGCGTGTCGCGCTACGCGCTGACCGCCGGCCAGGTCCGCAACAAGCTGCTGGCCGATGAGCCGTGGCTGGTGCAGGGTACCTACCAGCGCGGCATCGGCAACCAGCTGACCCTCTACGGCGGCAGTGCGCTGAGCGATGGCTACCTGTCGCTGCTGTACGGCGTCGGCCTGTCCACGCCGGTCGGTGCGTTCGCCGCCGACGTCACCCATGCGCGCACCTCGTTCGATCACTACGGCAACCACACTGGCGCCAGCGTGCGCTTGAGCTACAGCAACATGATCGGCGAGACCGGGACCAACCTGACCCTGGCCGCGTACCGCTATTCGACCGAAGGCTTCTACAGCCTGCAGGACGCGCTGTATGGCCGGGACTCGGACAAGCGCGGCATCGATCCGACCACCCGTGGCCGCCAGCGCAGCCAGTTCCAGCTGACCCTGAACCAGCCGCTGGGCCGTCGCGGCGGCGCGCTGTACGTGACCGGCTCGGTGCGTGACTTCTACGACCGCGCCGGCACCTCCAAGCAGTACCAGGTGGGCTACAACAACGCCTGGCGTTCGGTGAACTTCGGTTTCTCCGCACTGCGCACCGAAGAAGGCGTGCTCGGTCGTTCCGACACCCAGTACCTGCTGTCGATGAGCGTGCCGCTGGGCCGTGGCACCCACCCGGTGTCGTTCAGTGCCGACCTCGGCATGCGCGACCGCGGCGGCTACGACAACAGCCGCGTCGGCATCACCGGTTCTGCCGGTGTCGACAACAACTTCAGCTACGGCGCGGCCCTGTCCGATTCGCGCGAGGGTGGCACCACCGCCGTCGGCAATGTCGAGTACCGCAGCCGCTACTCGGCACTGAACGCGACCTACAGCCATTCGCGTGACTTCCGCCAGGCCTCGGTCGGTGCCAACGGCAGCGTGGTCGTGCATCCGGGCGGCTTCACCTTCACCCCGCAGCGCGGCGACACCATGGTGCTGGTCGAAGCACCGGGCGCGCGCGATGCCATCGTCAGCAACGCCCCGGGCCTGCGCGTGGACGGCCGCGGTTACGCGGTGGTGCCGTACGTGTCGCCGTACCGCCTCAACACCGTCACCCTCGACCCGCAGGGCATGGCCCACGACGTCGAGCTGGAAAGCACCAGCCAGTCGGTCGCGCCGTTCGCCGGTGCCATCAGCTACCTGCGTTTCGACACCCGCAAGGGCAACGCGCTGCTGATCCAGGTCCGCAACCCCGATGGCCGCAGCATGCCGTTCGGCGCGCAGGTCAAGGATGAGCAGGGCCAGCCGGTGGGCATGGTCAGCCAGGGTGGCCGCCTGTACGTGCGCAGCGAACAGAACCAGGGCCGCCTGCTGGTGGAGTGGGGCGCCGGTGCCGATCAGCGCTGCACCATTGATTACCAGGTTCCGGCGGGCGCCGACGCGTCCAAGACCGGCTTCATTCCGCTGGAGGCAGCATGCCGATGA
- a CDS encoding glycosyltransferase family 2 protein, with amino-acid sequence MNVAIAAIVVTYQSGSTIDACLSRLRQAQDVAEIRVIDNGSLDGTLDIVQRHASHDARVRFVGNPDNPGFAAANNQGVADSASPWLAFINPDLMVEADTLAELRRRAEALGDCLLGVEQLDEHGQADEAVRRRDPDFLLMLRSPGRGSKLAVPRDPHQALQRVPALSGALLMMPRVLFDRIGGWDAGYRLHAEDLDLCRRAREAGAVVAIANDLQVTHVRGVSSRSRPFFVEWHKHKGLWRYFQKFEAKQRPLPVRAAVWAAIWAHALMLVPRLLRRSL; translated from the coding sequence TTGAATGTTGCCATTGCCGCCATCGTCGTCACCTACCAGAGTGGCAGCACCATCGATGCCTGCCTCTCGCGCCTGCGCCAGGCGCAGGATGTGGCCGAGATCCGGGTGATCGACAATGGTTCGCTGGATGGCACGCTGGACATCGTGCAGCGGCATGCCAGCCATGATGCCCGCGTGCGTTTCGTCGGCAATCCGGACAATCCCGGTTTTGCTGCCGCCAACAACCAGGGCGTGGCCGACTCGGCCAGCCCGTGGCTGGCCTTCATCAACCCGGACCTGATGGTCGAAGCGGATACCCTGGCCGAGCTGCGCCGCCGTGCCGAGGCGCTGGGCGATTGCCTGCTCGGCGTCGAGCAGCTGGACGAGCATGGCCAGGCCGACGAGGCGGTGCGCCGTCGCGATCCCGATTTCCTGTTGATGCTGCGATCGCCCGGCCGGGGGTCGAAACTGGCGGTGCCGCGCGATCCGCACCAGGCCCTGCAGCGGGTACCGGCGCTGTCCGGTGCGTTGCTGATGATGCCGCGCGTCCTGTTCGACCGCATCGGCGGTTGGGATGCGGGCTACCGCCTGCATGCCGAAGACCTGGACCTGTGCCGCCGCGCGCGCGAGGCCGGCGCGGTGGTGGCGATCGCCAACGATCTGCAGGTCACCCACGTGCGCGGCGTCTCCAGCCGCTCGCGGCCGTTCTTCGTCGAATGGCACAAGCACAAGGGGCTGTGGCGCTACTTCCAGAAATTCGAGGCAAAGCAGCGCCCGCTGCCGGTGCGCGCTGCGGTATGGGCGGCGATCTGGGCGCATGCGCTGATGCTGGTACCACGCCTGCTGCGCAGGTCGCTGTAG